A region from the Thermomicrobiales bacterium genome encodes:
- a CDS encoding transporter substrate-binding domain-containing protein, producing the protein MVWPGAHRQDGNPDNIQSYDDLTRDGITVGAVAGSAAAEYLAYISADAVTFQDNTAEFAAGEQGRVNVILEDDTKFAAYLLNDSSNLVALDVETPEILVTEYGYSYARYGLRQDDCTLNFAYSRALAEMRANGMIGRFSPSMACRWTTSICPASPSH; encoded by the coding sequence GTGGTATGGCCCGGCGCTCATCGTCAGGATGGCAATCCGGACAACATTCAGTCCTATGACGATCTCACCCGGGATGGCATCACCGTGGGCGCGGTCGCAGGTTCGGCTGCTGCGGAATACCTTGCCTATATCAGCGCGGATGCGGTGACGTTCCAGGACAACACCGCCGAGTTCGCCGCCGGTGAGCAGGGACGCGTCAACGTCATTCTCGAGGACGACACCAAGTTCGCGGCCTATCTCCTGAATGACAGCAGCAATCTGGTGGCGCTCGATGTCGAGACTCCCGAGATTCTCGTCACCGAGTATGGCTACAGCTACGCTCGCTACGGTCTGCGGCAGGATGACTGCACGCTGAACTTCGCCTATTCACGGGCGCTGGCGGAAATGCGGGCGAACGGGATGATCGGCAGATTCTCGCCGAGTATGGCTTGCCGGTGGACAACGTCTATCTGCCCGGCGTCTCCTAGTCATTGA